A genomic window from Desulfobotulus mexicanus includes:
- the fliS gene encoding flagellar export chaperone FliS: MSAATAYKTYQSNHFEGMDPRRLILMLYDGALRFLKGAREGALENNPQKRGENIGRAIAIITELQASLNPNMNDDATEFLRGLYTSILAELPTASIANNVKPIEQTERYIAQLRKIWAEEVMALPATQTDAVKTTLNQQTETVASSQEQAAKTPAAPQPVPGGYPPQQKPAAPPAPGYGGKGQAARNYGRSFTV, from the coding sequence ATGAGTGCAGCCACAGCTTATAAAACCTACCAGAGCAATCATTTTGAAGGCATGGATCCAAGAAGACTGATCCTCATGCTCTACGATGGTGCCCTGCGCTTCCTTAAGGGTGCCCGTGAAGGGGCTCTGGAAAACAATCCACAGAAACGGGGAGAAAATATTGGCCGCGCCATTGCCATCATCACTGAGCTTCAGGCTTCTTTGAACCCAAACATGAACGATGATGCCACAGAATTTCTCAGGGGCCTTTACACCAGCATTCTTGCGGAACTTCCCACGGCCTCCATTGCAAACAATGTCAAGCCCATTGAACAGACGGAACGCTACATTGCCCAGCTCAGAAAAATCTGGGCCGAAGAGGTCATGGCCCTTCCGGCTACCCAAACCGATGCCGTTAAAACCACACTGAACCAGCAGACAGAAACCGTAGCATCTTCCCAGGAACAGGCCGCCAAAACACCTGCAGCTCCCCAGCCGGTTCCCGGAGGCTATCCGCCCCAGCAGAAGCCTGCTGCCCCGCCTGCCCCCGGATACGGTGGCAAGGGACAGGCTGCACGGAACTACGGACGCAGCTTCACCGTTTAA
- a CDS encoding flagellar protein FlaG encodes MEISVNQGVKQTGEISKVKNISEAQGLPDNKARSGQEKRAQSSEEAFKFRTDTNLEKARQTKEKGKDTPLEDLEKATKDLNKYMDELKTSLGFTIHDETNELLVNIINRDTKEIIKQIPPEELVAIREKMAELAGILLDERV; translated from the coding sequence ATGGAAATCAGTGTAAATCAGGGAGTAAAACAGACTGGCGAAATCAGTAAAGTTAAAAATATTTCCGAGGCTCAGGGGCTTCCTGATAATAAAGCCAGATCCGGCCAGGAAAAAAGAGCGCAGTCCAGCGAGGAAGCCTTTAAGTTCAGGACAGACACAAACCTTGAAAAAGCCCGTCAGACGAAGGAAAAAGGCAAGGACACTCCGCTGGAAGACCTTGAAAAGGCAACGAAAGATCTCAACAAGTACATGGATGAACTTAAAACAAGCTTAGGCTTTACCATCCATGACGAGACCAATGAACTTCTGGTGAACATCATCAATCGGGATACCAAGGAAATCATCAAGCAGATTCCTCCTGAAGAACTTGTGGCCATACGGGAAAAAATGGCGGAACTGGCAGGTATTCTTCTGGATGAAAGGGTCTGA
- the fliD gene encoding flagellar filament capping protein FliD, translating to MTLGTISTVGLGSGLGLQQMLDDLREIDEAPIKRQKENRTLMQAQARTLDTLNADLMGVRSSARTLSLESHFLGRKVSSGKDDVATATASSGIATGSHSLEVHSMAKKSTWQSSGGFSDPSAAFYEHPKTGLLSGDSVALEDATTIHLTFGSREEKISVDIPAGATLNEVAEAINNAPGNLDENGKPLMRASLATAPSGDSYLYIQPADPDETVHQNIIIEGTEEGPDLSFLKSDITFSFKVGAENDPIYVRIPPGSSYQGMVSAINEQAEKHGMDASIINDGSSKDPYRFTLTARETGEASRIFLSPNFAGIMDEVQGGEEESLNARFTVNGITYQRNSDRGLEDIIPGLSLNLESEGKTTISITADHDGVKESIMEMMEGIIKFSEDIARHTKREPEEEDEGLLKDLSSVRNIERELKTLISQRVGQGSVSSLYDLGLSFDGAGRISFDENKLDKMLESDPEAVRNFFLDNKETEQKGFASIMNERLSQLTSDTGPLSLQKNTLEERERRLETTIENATVRLDKKYEIMTHEFIRLDKAINSLNSQADFMKSMFDSFNNAANNNKK from the coding sequence ATGACACTGGGAACCATCAGCACCGTCGGACTGGGATCCGGCCTTGGACTTCAGCAGATGCTGGATGATCTGCGTGAAATTGATGAAGCCCCTATTAAAAGGCAGAAAGAAAACCGGACCCTTATGCAGGCCCAGGCCCGGACGCTGGACACCCTGAATGCCGATCTTATGGGTGTCCGCTCATCTGCCAGAACCCTGTCCCTGGAGTCCCACTTCCTTGGACGTAAAGTTTCTTCGGGCAAAGACGATGTGGCAACGGCCACGGCCTCTTCGGGTATTGCCACAGGCAGCCACAGCCTTGAAGTTCACTCCATGGCCAAAAAAAGCACATGGCAAAGCAGCGGGGGCTTTTCCGACCCATCGGCAGCCTTCTATGAGCATCCCAAAACCGGGCTCCTTTCCGGAGACAGCGTGGCACTGGAAGACGCAACCACCATTCATCTCACCTTCGGAAGCCGGGAAGAAAAAATAAGTGTGGATATTCCCGCCGGGGCCACCCTGAATGAGGTGGCGGAAGCCATCAACAATGCCCCCGGTAATCTGGATGAAAACGGAAAACCCCTCATGAGGGCATCTCTGGCCACGGCCCCTTCCGGAGACAGCTATCTTTACATTCAGCCCGCCGATCCGGATGAAACCGTTCATCAGAACATCATCATTGAAGGCACAGAAGAAGGTCCGGACCTCAGCTTTTTGAAATCAGACATTACCTTTTCATTTAAAGTGGGGGCTGAAAATGATCCCATTTATGTCCGCATACCACCGGGAAGCAGCTATCAGGGCATGGTGAGTGCAATCAATGAACAGGCGGAAAAGCATGGGATGGATGCATCCATTATCAATGACGGAAGTTCCAAAGACCCCTATAGATTCACCCTGACCGCAAGGGAAACCGGGGAAGCCAGCCGTATTTTTTTAAGCCCCAACTTTGCCGGTATCATGGATGAAGTGCAGGGCGGTGAAGAAGAATCCCTGAATGCAAGGTTCACGGTCAACGGTATTACCTATCAGCGAAACAGCGACAGGGGCCTTGAAGATATAATTCCCGGCCTCAGCCTGAATCTTGAAAGCGAGGGGAAAACCACCATATCCATTACTGCGGACCATGATGGAGTAAAAGAATCAATCATGGAAATGATGGAAGGCATCATTAAATTCTCCGAAGACATTGCAAGACATACCAAAAGGGAACCGGAAGAAGAGGACGAGGGGCTTCTGAAGGATCTTTCTTCCGTAAGAAACATCGAAAGGGAACTGAAAACCCTTATTTCCCAGAGGGTGGGACAGGGAAGCGTAAGCTCTCTCTATGATCTGGGCCTCTCCTTTGACGGTGCCGGGCGCATTTCCTTTGACGAAAACAAGCTGGATAAAATGCTTGAATCCGATCCCGAAGCCGTAAGAAACTTCTTCCTCGATAATAAGGAGACAGAGCAAAAGGGCTTTGCCAGCATAATGAACGAGCGGCTGAGCCAGCTGACTTCGGACACGGGTCCCCTCTCCCTTCAGAAAAATACACTGGAAGAAAGGGAAAGAAGGCTTGAAACCACCATAGAAAACGCCACAGTCCGCCTGGACAAAAAATACGAAATTATGACCCATGAATTTATCCGGCTGGACAAGGCTATCAATTCCCTGAACAGTCAGGCCGACTTTATGAAAAGCATGTTCGATTCCTTTAACAATGCAGCAAACAACAATAAAAAATAG
- the csrA gene encoding carbon storage regulator CsrA yields the protein MLVLTRKAGEQIRIGNDITIQVLELGKGGVKLGIRAPESIAIHREEVFERVRQCNLAAMEDVRLRPMDAALRLWKERMEKS from the coding sequence ATGCTGGTTCTGACAAGAAAGGCCGGTGAACAGATCCGGATAGGAAATGATATTACAATTCAGGTGCTGGAGCTGGGCAAGGGCGGAGTCAAGCTTGGAATCAGGGCGCCGGAAAGTATTGCCATACACAGGGAAGAGGTTTTTGAGAGGGTGAGGCAGTGCAACCTTGCTGCCATGGAAGATGTACGGCTGCGGCCCATGGATGCGGCCTTGCGTCTCTGGAAAGAGCGTATGGAGAAAAGCTGA
- a CDS encoding flagellar protein FliT yields MDFLPETLINSFDTYIRMQKNHLLNLEMPEPDMENMNFERSRNYADLEQELRNLLRQIQTPAFNDETREEMVTACNRRIRAIMDTDARITEKIRQHKEELSKKMQEIKRGKTAVSGYGAGIKGKTLVRLSG; encoded by the coding sequence ATGGATTTTTTACCGGAAACTCTGATAAACAGTTTTGATACATATATCAGGATGCAGAAGAATCATCTTCTGAACCTTGAAATGCCGGAACCGGACATGGAAAACATGAATTTCGAAAGGTCCAGAAATTATGCAGATCTGGAACAGGAACTCCGTAACCTTTTGCGCCAGATACAGACACCTGCTTTCAACGATGAAACCAGAGAAGAAATGGTGACTGCCTGTAACCGCAGAATCCGTGCAATTATGGATACGGACGCAAGAATCACAGAAAAGATACGGCAGCACAAAGAGGAGCTGTCGAAAAAAATGCAGGAAATAAAAAGGGGGAAAACCGCAGTCAGCGGATATGGCGCTGGAATTAAGGGAAAAACTCTGGTTCGGCTTTCAGGGTAA
- the fliW gene encoding flagellar assembly protein FliW has protein sequence MQIETAKFGVIEVEEEKILYLPYGLAGFPGEERFVILDKEDTRPFCWLQCVDVPDIALMLMDPCLFKPDYSVDLAPVREEMGWTGEPENDLLLYVVVRMYSEEAANPEKEAALRLVANLASPLLVNAEKRQAVQIVMYDTHYSYEHPVV, from the coding sequence ATGCAGATTGAAACGGCAAAATTTGGTGTGATTGAGGTTGAAGAAGAAAAAATTCTTTATCTGCCCTATGGTCTGGCGGGGTTTCCCGGTGAAGAGCGTTTTGTGATTCTGGACAAGGAAGACACAAGACCTTTCTGCTGGCTGCAGTGTGTGGATGTGCCGGACATTGCCCTGATGCTCATGGATCCCTGTCTTTTCAAACCGGACTATTCCGTGGATCTGGCCCCCGTCCGTGAGGAGATGGGGTGGACCGGTGAACCGGAAAATGATCTTTTACTTTATGTTGTGGTTCGCATGTACTCGGAAGAGGCTGCGAATCCTGAAAAGGAGGCCGCCCTTCGTCTGGTGGCCAATCTTGCAAGCCCCCTTCTGGTGAACGCAGAAAAACGGCAGGCCGTACAGATTGTCATGTACGATACCCATTATTCCTATGAACATCCTGTGGTATGA